One part of the Heptranchias perlo isolate sHepPer1 chromosome 10, sHepPer1.hap1, whole genome shotgun sequence genome encodes these proteins:
- the LOC137326614 gene encoding homeobox protein six1-like, which yields MSVLPSFGFTQEQVACVCEVLQQGGNLERLGRFLWSLPACDHLHKNESVLKAKAVVAFHRGNFRELYKILESHQFSPHNHSKLQQLWLKAHYIEAEKLRGRPLGAVGKYRVRRKFPLPRTIWDGEETSYCFKEKSRGVLREWYAHNPYPSPREKRELAEATGLTTTQVSNWFKNRRQRDRAAEAKERENNENTNTSGNKQNQLSPINRSKNLMSSSDEELSPPQSPDHCSGSPVLLLPGSLNQSVDSTFSLHGLSSSPGGHAGPVHPHGLQDSLLGTLTSSLVDLGS from the exons ATGTCAGTGCTGCCTTCTTTCGGTTTTACTCAAGAACAAGTGGCTTGTGTCTGCGAAGTCCTCCAGCAAGGAGGCAACCTAGAGAGGCTGGGCAGGTTTCTCTGGTCCCTTCCAGCTTGCGACCACCTCCACAAGAACGAGAGCGTCCTGAAAGCCAAGGCGGTGGTGGCTTTCCACAGGGGAAACTTCCGAGAGCTCTACAAGATCTTAGAGAGTCACCAGTTCTCGCCCCACAATCACTCCAAACTGCAACAGCTCTGGTTAAAGGCCCATTACATCGAAGCCGAGAAGTTGCGGGGGAGGCCTCTCGGTGCCGTGGGCAAGTACCGGGTCCGAAGGAAATTCCCCCTGCCCCGGACGATTTGGGACGGGGAAGAGACAAGTTACTGTTTTAAGGAGAAGTCGCGGGGTGTCTTGAGAGAGTGGTACGCTCACAACCCTTACCCATCTCCGAGAGAAAAACGGGAGCTGGCTGAAGCCACTGGGCTCACCACCACGCAGGTCAGCAACTGGTTTAAAAACAGAAGGCAGAGAGACCGAGCAGCGGAGGCCAAGGAGAG GGAAAACAATGAAAACACAAATACTTCTGGCAATAAACAGAACCAGTTGTCCCCTATCAACCGTAGTAAAAATCTGATGTCGAGCTCCGACGAGGAGTTATCACCGCCCCAGAGCCCAGACCATTGCTCCGGGAGTCCTGTGTTACTGCTGCCCGGGAGTCTGAACCAATCCGTCGATTCCACCTTCTCTCTTCACGGCCTGAGCTCTTCGCCAGGCGGCCACGCTGGCCCAGTCCATCCGCATGGACTCCAGGACTCCCTGCTCGGCACTCTCACATCCAGCCTGGTCGATCTGGGATCGTAA